A window of Photobacterium sp. GJ3 contains these coding sequences:
- a CDS encoding RHS repeat domain-containing protein, whose amino-acid sequence MITDGYGYIVERRSFDVWGRMRSVQWRDSHHKQSVLQDAMTNRGYTGHEHIEEVALIHMNGRVYDQELGRFLSADPLIQSPYVTGSFNRYTYTWNNPLKYIDPTGFRHVEGAGLSDDGLGRSVHNSSSGKVTHFDRNGRNTGSESKRYGDDNLPSQRQSFYEASIPTTRWGQLVTSGISFVRDQYLDLLAAGANAYDIARRQGWLAGAQLGLQGYINQKLKNFKVFKQIEDALEAPKEWLSSGPLPKSPRGNGSYEAEGDFGALNQSSKVAKSADISTGRTEAKDLKEQLAMEEVKSNPSGVTPPRMPDTKNNLLHKDGWVKRTQNVNGVEVHYVENINTKEVIDFKFKDC is encoded by the coding sequence ATGATCACCGACGGCTATGGCTATATTGTCGAACGCCGGAGCTTCGATGTCTGGGGGCGGATGCGGAGTGTGCAGTGGCGTGACAGTCACCATAAGCAGTCGGTCTTGCAAGATGCGATGACCAACAGGGGTTATACTGGCCACGAGCACATTGAAGAAGTGGCTTTGATCCATATGAATGGCCGTGTGTATGATCAGGAACTCGGCCGTTTCCTGAGTGCAGATCCGCTGATCCAGTCACCTTATGTGACGGGGAGCTTCAACCGCTATACTTATACGTGGAATAACCCGTTGAAGTATATTGATCCGACGGGGTTCAGGCATGTTGAGGGGGCTGGATTAAGCGATGATGGTTTAGGTCGTTCAGTCCATAACAGCTCATCTGGTAAAGTGACGCATTTCGATAGAAACGGTCGTAACACAGGCAGTGAATCTAAGCGGTATGGTGATGATAATTTGCCAAGTCAAAGGCAAAGCTTTTATGAAGCAAGCATACCAACAACCAGGTGGGGCCAGCTTGTTACTTCAGGAATTTCATTCGTTCGCGATCAATATCTTGATCTTCTTGCTGCGGGGGCGAATGCTTATGATATTGCTCGTCGGCAAGGATGGCTTGCAGGTGCGCAGTTGGGCTTGCAAGGCTATATTAATCAAAAGCTTAAAAATTTTAAGGTTTTTAAGCAGATTGAAGATGCACTTGAAGCTCCAAAGGAATGGCTTTCTAGTGGCCCGCTTCCCAAAAGTCCCAGAGGAAATGGATCATATGAAGCAGAAGGAGACTTTGGTGCTTTAAATCAAAGTTCAAAGGTTGCAAAGAGCGCAGATATTAGTACCGGGCGAACAGAAGCTAAAGACCTAAAAGAGCAACTTGCAATGGAGGAAGTTAAATCAAACCCATCTGGTGTTACTCCTCCAAGAATGCCTGATACAAAGAATAACCTTCTGCATAAAGATGGATGGGTGAAGCGTACTCAGAACGTAAATGGCGTTGAGGTTCATTATGTTGAAAATATCAATACCAAAGAGGTTATTGATTTCAAGTTTAAGGATTGTTGA
- a CDS encoding DUF3630 family protein, whose protein sequence is MTPSETRFGVRELDLQRGCLHLTAPDFDYDSFARVAQSLVHVLDAVVVEQETNADLHVWLIDFEGCRLLLKGEHYSASLWLESLSQEDNETLQFLADWLKKLTQ, encoded by the coding sequence ATGACTCCCTCAGAAACCCGTTTTGGTGTGCGAGAACTGGACCTGCAACGCGGGTGCCTGCACCTGACGGCTCCGGATTTTGATTACGACAGTTTTGCCCGTGTGGCGCAATCGCTGGTGCATGTGCTGGATGCGGTGGTGGTGGAGCAGGAAACCAATGCCGATCTGCATGTCTGGCTGATTGATTTTGAGGGCTGCCGCCTGTTGCTGAAAGGCGAGCACTACAGTGCCAGCCTCTGGCTGGAAAGCCTCAGTCAGGAAGACAATGAAACGTTGCAATTTTTAGCAGACTGGCTTAAAAAGTTGACTCAGTAA
- a CDS encoding RHS repeat-associated core domain-containing protein, with protein sequence MRMKNGIFHRLSGNELAIASCIFLGILLGFSPSKAFALTAGDGKNIVLSGEYQTSGGEATYSLPIAVAPGRARHQPNLSFEYRSNSGNGPLGVGWHLKGLSSIYRCGKNRAIDGVWGGVHFNAEDQFCIDGERLIAISGKAGGAQTEYRTHIDDYRKVMSFGQQGNGPQYFKVWTKTGQVFEYGVTGDARVELPGKSDVYKWSLNKITDKTKQNAIHYAYSENQAAGTHLLSKVSYVGGSVVLNYDTRTDKTFSYLKGSKLNQQHRIKSIVSRNGSDREFATYHLTYQSSAGTQRSLLTKIEQCVGGACSTPVAFEWQSKLKTNFQSDKIIFSQFNGERTYKFYDIERDGNVEIFSFSTNKRKVETNSDAKVKLQGVNITYPSNSNSICHDFAVTDWTGTDKPSYKSFCAWPKKKNGSFSSLGEMRAYPTGSGKYGEYFSYEVDKGKWPWASQYRNPADSNGNGAYSLKGTCENCEYYDFDNDGKDAEYIKYDNNRNDIQYYRNGKLIQTIIDVEKFVGVQDINADGYLDIVTFDTFWNDRRANRFGNITYKTKVFINNGDSFIHLTGFSFPGKGTITKERYIVEGSRKDRIEYRTSYASNAKDLTLSDVNSDGFPDVVYGGVVYLNNGGLFHVNNKVEGVYQYEKMATSIVDVNSDGWPDVISNRIIKRSVPFAQDKIKKIQEYGVDYTIVYKPASDASVHKQHRYHQYPVQNSTPRRYLVSDVVKSPRGYNSTNYSYLYEGAKSHREGYGFLGFAMVTETEKGDVQTVRVTEFENIDPVKSGKVNRITVYKDGKKVSSTSHQYTSVKKGDYFQVYANTSESVQYDLNNASLITKKETIKRVVDAFGNVNEEETTLTGTDEHAGHFTQQVTHEYLSSGVLQRHQIYDITQYNGVTSQTISRFKAGLQKFCGSDGKSYFKPSDFVILIHGDVSTPLVLERYNSYYRYDGRGASTNTVGVTTYTGHLTAISASDFNKVSPKTCGGTFVFKNVNSDSDAELSSSSRTVSQLMTEVGDRYWQVGALKSTQTTVQDIKTGLTRTVKNEFDYTSNGLISASRTTASDYEAGATVGVAGKTLTKQFLYDRWGNPTTESVSGTDAPVRETVTIYDHDGLFPSRIQNALGHETQVSYNADGVKVSSINPQGRTTRYGYDGFNRLTQETLPGNGHTVSYGYTLNETCPHKTSKTVSCSVTKAAAGGEVVTQYDYAGREIRRLHQAFNGQFVVVDTVWDRQGRKVKVTRPQFVKKHAPAPYVTIEYDALNREVKKSEPASHGGRAEFTTVYQGLTTTVTDARGFQHSTVQNLLGHILQKHEPEGASQTYTYYPDGLLRSSSDSAGNTTSVRYDNLGHRRSLDDPDLGKWTYTYNALGELIEKRDANGVITTIDYDALGRKTAQTEGRHTSSWVYDTRLTGALSYFEGYGNRTDYYYNAAGLTEEVTVQTGGEKFSTRYEYDGYERVSREVRPNGVDSSIVGLVNQLSDKNNTLDRFAVEYIYNPQGYMSAVRSPKMYADEAFTSASFRKEINALLTQAKKQAMQYAVTAEKYAAREAFFHKKAAEYQQKTVNIRSLDAASADLLGNGYRFKQWCDSQGQCYLRPATWVLLHDDVSVPLDITLGEAVYQLETSLAGTSGGKRNYDATVHQFTKADFDKLSLTASDDLILADYDGNGHKDLMSHRDIYAAHADGETREELLFTAEDLAEAARISGQRYKFYIDLANDLTALAERVADLTGAYCDYANQLGGHQIKHVSGSQCEKTQQVGQADHLNTILTNADLAKSASNTAYVYYWQRRDTDAFDHTLAETLGNGLVNTYSHNAATGRPDYMTTHQGDQLFHAALPSAQKKGRNVRFLHYKYDNHNNVVYRQDSELGVTDSYVYDGLDRVTSNRVVLDSPDKHGLNNPDFAGPFHFSYDKLGNLKSKTDVGNYSYGQQGGGPHAVTQANGLNYQYDSAGNMIRAAAGGTSIPERVIEWSAFNKPVTITRNGQTVEFVYDANHNRYLKKASDGKQTVYFGNVYERITDTNTGQIQHQHYIYADGKLIALNTEFNNAENNLENKQIRYLHYDALNSVDMITDGYGYIVERRSFDVWGRMRSVQWRDTHHQQSLLQDAMTNRGYTGHEHIEEVGLIHMNGRVYDQELGRFLSADPLIQSPYVTGSFNRYTYTWNNPLKYIDPTGFRHIEGATTNSQETSTSKDLVGPKGNVGDKNGKDELGDETAYLNFDTLPDPYDMQWFDYPGALPPSEYSTFQSIDLESQIAAFGYHPVNFVGLGLGTSITIKAAPGILKASGSWLKNQVSSAGSWVKNQLSGAGDWVRNRFTKGLSDDVTNKTALPDDYWIKKRNPDQVTPGTRTINDVEKPSSSGGTYHQTTHYDEFGRRVGRTDRSTHGRASDHPNPHHHRRDPVTNERIKNKDGSRIWPGLFGSGS encoded by the coding sequence ATGAGAATGAAAAATGGAATTTTCCATCGTCTGTCGGGCAATGAACTGGCGATAGCATCATGTATTTTTCTGGGAATCCTCCTTGGATTCTCGCCATCGAAAGCTTTTGCTTTGACCGCTGGTGATGGAAAGAACATTGTCCTCAGCGGTGAATATCAAACCTCAGGCGGTGAAGCGACCTATTCTTTACCCATTGCTGTCGCGCCTGGCCGGGCGCGACATCAGCCTAATCTCAGTTTTGAATACCGGAGTAACAGTGGCAATGGTCCGCTCGGTGTCGGCTGGCATCTGAAGGGGCTGTCATCTATCTACCGCTGTGGGAAGAACCGTGCCATTGATGGTGTCTGGGGTGGGGTTCATTTTAATGCAGAAGATCAGTTCTGTATTGATGGGGAGCGTTTAATCGCCATTTCCGGCAAGGCTGGTGGCGCGCAAACAGAATACCGGACCCATATTGATGACTATCGTAAGGTGATGTCATTTGGTCAGCAAGGGAATGGCCCACAATACTTCAAAGTCTGGACCAAAACGGGTCAGGTGTTTGAGTATGGTGTCACTGGTGATGCAAGAGTCGAACTGCCCGGGAAGTCAGACGTCTACAAATGGTCGCTGAATAAAATAACGGATAAAACCAAACAAAACGCGATTCACTATGCTTATTCAGAAAACCAGGCTGCCGGGACACATCTGCTGAGCAAAGTGAGTTATGTCGGCGGTTCTGTGGTGCTCAATTATGATACACGGACAGATAAAACGTTCTCTTATCTGAAAGGCAGTAAGCTCAATCAGCAGCACCGGATCAAATCGATTGTCTCCAGAAATGGTTCAGATCGTGAATTTGCTACTTATCACCTGACTTATCAATCCTCTGCTGGGACTCAACGTTCTCTTTTGACAAAAATTGAACAGTGTGTTGGCGGTGCGTGCAGCACCCCGGTGGCTTTTGAATGGCAGTCAAAATTAAAAACTAACTTTCAGTCAGATAAGATAATTTTCTCTCAATTTAATGGTGAAAGAACATACAAATTTTATGATATTGAGAGGGATGGTAACGTAGAAATATTTTCTTTTTCTACGAATAAGAGAAAAGTTGAAACTAATAGTGACGCAAAGGTAAAACTGCAAGGGGTAAATATTACTTATCCGTCAAATAGCAATTCTATTTGTCATGACTTTGCTGTCACTGACTGGACAGGGACAGATAAACCATCCTATAAATCTTTTTGTGCATGGCCTAAAAAAAAGAATGGGTCTTTTAGCTCATTAGGAGAAATGCGAGCTTATCCAACAGGTTCAGGTAAGTATGGCGAATACTTTAGTTATGAAGTTGATAAAGGGAAATGGCCTTGGGCCAGCCAGTATAGAAATCCAGCAGATTCGAATGGAAATGGTGCTTACTCATTAAAAGGAACTTGTGAAAACTGCGAGTATTATGATTTTGATAATGATGGAAAGGATGCTGAGTACATCAAATATGATAATAATCGTAATGATATTCAGTATTATAGGAATGGGAAGTTAATTCAAACCATCATAGATGTTGAAAAATTTGTCGGTGTGCAAGATATAAACGCTGATGGTTATCTTGATATCGTTACATTTGATACATTTTGGAATGACAGAAGAGCAAATAGATTTGGTAATATCACTTATAAAACAAAAGTTTTTATTAACAATGGTGATTCTTTCATTCATCTGACGGGCTTTTCTTTCCCGGGGAAAGGAACAATTACAAAGGAAAGATATATTGTTGAGGGGAGTAGAAAAGATCGTATTGAATATAGAACTTCCTATGCATCTAATGCAAAAGATTTAACATTATCTGATGTGAACAGTGATGGGTTTCCTGATGTTGTTTATGGAGGGGTTGTTTATTTAAATAATGGTGGTCTTTTTCATGTCAACAATAAAGTTGAAGGTGTCTATCAATATGAGAAAATGGCAACGTCAATTGTTGATGTGAATTCTGATGGATGGCCAGATGTAATTTCAAACAGAATAATCAAACGAAGCGTTCCATTTGCTCAGGATAAAATTAAGAAAATTCAAGAGTACGGTGTTGATTACACCATTGTGTATAAGCCGGCTTCAGACGCATCAGTTCATAAGCAACACCGATACCATCAGTATCCGGTGCAAAACAGTACACCTCGTCGTTATCTGGTGTCAGATGTTGTTAAATCACCCCGTGGCTACAATTCGACGAACTACAGTTATCTGTATGAAGGGGCAAAATCTCATCGGGAAGGTTATGGCTTCTTAGGTTTTGCCATGGTGACTGAAACAGAAAAAGGTGATGTTCAAACGGTACGGGTCACCGAATTTGAAAATATTGATCCCGTTAAATCTGGAAAAGTAAATCGTATTACGGTTTATAAAGATGGGAAAAAAGTTTCCTCGACCAGTCATCAATATACATCCGTTAAGAAAGGTGATTATTTCCAGGTTTACGCGAATACTTCTGAATCTGTTCAGTACGATCTGAACAATGCGTCTTTGATAACGAAGAAAGAAACGATCAAACGTGTCGTGGACGCTTTCGGAAATGTGAACGAAGAAGAAACGACACTCACGGGGACAGACGAGCATGCAGGTCATTTTACCCAGCAGGTGACTCATGAATACTTATCGTCCGGTGTTCTTCAACGCCATCAAATTTACGATATTACCCAATACAATGGCGTGACTTCGCAGACAATCTCGAGGTTCAAAGCCGGGCTGCAGAAGTTCTGTGGCTCAGACGGAAAATCGTATTTTAAGCCCAGTGATTTTGTCATTCTGATTCATGGTGATGTCTCAACCCCGCTTGTACTGGAAAGATACAACAGTTACTACCGTTACGATGGTCGCGGTGCTTCGACGAATACCGTTGGTGTGACAACCTATACCGGTCATCTGACCGCGATTTCCGCTTCTGATTTTAACAAAGTCTCACCCAAAACCTGTGGCGGCACATTTGTATTTAAAAATGTCAATAGTGACAGCGATGCAGAACTTTCCTCCAGTTCCCGAACTGTGTCGCAATTGATGACTGAAGTCGGCGACAGATACTGGCAGGTGGGGGCACTGAAATCGACCCAAACGACCGTGCAAGATATCAAAACGGGCCTGACACGTACGGTTAAGAATGAATTTGATTACACATCAAACGGGCTGATCAGCGCATCAAGGACCACAGCGTCAGACTATGAAGCCGGTGCAACAGTGGGTGTCGCCGGTAAAACGCTGACCAAGCAATTTCTTTATGATCGCTGGGGTAATCCGACGACAGAATCTGTTTCCGGCACTGATGCTCCTGTACGTGAAACCGTCACCATTTACGATCACGATGGATTATTTCCCAGTCGGATTCAAAATGCGTTGGGCCATGAGACCCAAGTCAGTTACAACGCTGATGGCGTCAAGGTATCCAGCATCAACCCGCAAGGCCGGACAACCCGTTACGGGTATGATGGCTTCAATCGTCTGACACAGGAAACTTTGCCGGGGAACGGTCATACAGTCTCTTATGGTTACACCCTGAATGAGACCTGTCCGCACAAGACGTCGAAAACGGTGTCATGTTCAGTGACGAAAGCCGCTGCCGGCGGTGAAGTCGTGACTCAGTATGATTATGCGGGACGTGAAATTCGTCGACTGCATCAGGCCTTTAATGGTCAGTTTGTGGTCGTGGATACGGTATGGGACCGCCAAGGTCGTAAGGTGAAAGTGACACGTCCGCAGTTTGTGAAAAAGCATGCGCCTGCGCCTTATGTCACGATTGAATATGACGCCCTGAACCGTGAAGTGAAAAAGTCGGAACCTGCCAGCCATGGCGGACGGGCGGAATTCACGACGGTTTATCAAGGCTTAACAACGACAGTCACGGATGCACGCGGCTTTCAGCACAGCACAGTGCAAAACCTGCTGGGCCATATACTGCAGAAACACGAACCGGAAGGTGCTTCGCAAACCTATACCTATTATCCGGATGGCCTTCTTCGCTCTTCTAGCGACTCAGCCGGAAATACAACTTCTGTCCGGTATGACAATCTGGGTCACCGACGCTCACTGGATGACCCGGACTTAGGGAAGTGGACCTATACCTACAATGCTCTGGGTGAGTTAATTGAAAAACGTGATGCCAATGGCGTGATCACGACGATTGACTACGATGCCCTTGGCCGAAAAACGGCACAAACCGAAGGTCGGCACACCTCGAGTTGGGTCTATGACACACGACTGACGGGGGCATTGTCTTACTTTGAAGGCTATGGTAATCGGACCGACTATTACTATAACGCGGCCGGACTCACCGAAGAGGTGACGGTACAAACGGGTGGTGAAAAATTCAGCACACGGTACGAATACGATGGCTATGAGCGTGTCAGCCGTGAAGTGCGTCCGAATGGCGTCGATAGTTCTATCGTTGGTCTCGTCAATCAGCTCAGTGATAAAAACAATACGCTGGATCGTTTTGCCGTTGAATATATCTATAATCCTCAGGGCTATATGTCTGCGGTTCGCAGTCCGAAAATGTACGCGGATGAAGCCTTCACTAGCGCCAGTTTCCGTAAAGAAATTAATGCACTACTGACTCAAGCTAAAAAACAGGCCATGCAGTATGCGGTAACGGCTGAGAAGTATGCCGCCCGTGAAGCCTTCTTTCACAAAAAGGCAGCAGAATATCAGCAGAAAACTGTCAATATCCGGAGTCTGGACGCTGCATCGGCAGATCTGCTCGGCAATGGGTATCGGTTTAAGCAATGGTGCGACAGTCAGGGGCAGTGCTATTTGCGTCCGGCGACCTGGGTATTGCTGCATGATGATGTCAGCGTGCCACTGGATATCACCTTAGGTGAAGCGGTGTACCAGTTAGAGACATCGTTGGCGGGCACCAGCGGTGGAAAGCGGAATTATGATGCCACGGTTCATCAGTTCACCAAGGCGGATTTCGATAAACTTTCACTGACTGCTTCCGACGATCTGATTCTGGCGGATTACGACGGTAACGGTCACAAAGATCTGATGAGCCATCGGGATATTTACGCGGCACATGCCGACGGAGAGACCCGTGAGGAACTGCTTTTTACCGCAGAAGATCTGGCTGAAGCTGCGCGGATTTCAGGGCAGCGCTATAAATTCTATATTGACCTGGCGAATGACTTAACGGCATTGGCTGAACGTGTCGCCGATTTAACCGGAGCTTACTGCGATTACGCCAATCAGTTAGGTGGGCATCAAATAAAGCACGTTTCAGGCAGTCAATGTGAAAAAACGCAGCAAGTCGGGCAGGCCGATCATCTCAATACCATTCTGACAAATGCCGATCTGGCAAAGTCAGCATCAAATACTGCCTATGTATATTACTGGCAGCGCCGCGATACTGATGCATTTGATCACACGCTGGCAGAAACCCTGGGTAACGGGCTGGTGAACACCTACAGTCACAATGCAGCAACCGGCCGTCCGGATTACATGACAACACACCAGGGCGACCAGCTGTTTCATGCGGCGTTGCCAAGTGCCCAGAAAAAAGGCAGAAACGTTCGCTTTCTGCACTACAAATACGATAACCATAATAATGTGGTTTACCGTCAGGACAGTGAGCTGGGCGTTACCGACAGCTATGTCTACGATGGCCTGGATCGGGTGACGAGCAACCGGGTTGTGCTGGATTCTCCCGATAAACACGGACTGAATAATCCAGACTTTGCAGGGCCTTTCCATTTCAGTTACGACAAGCTGGGCAACCTCAAATCGAAAACTGACGTGGGCAACTACAGCTATGGTCAGCAGGGGGGTGGGCCTCATGCGGTCACTCAGGCGAATGGCCTGAATTATCAGTACGATAGCGCAGGAAATATGATTCGTGCTGCGGCAGGCGGTACCAGTATCCCAGAGCGCGTGATTGAATGGAGTGCATTTAATAAACCGGTGACGATCACCCGTAACGGGCAGACAGTTGAGTTTGTTTATGATGCCAATCACAACCGTTATCTGAAAAAAGCCAGTGATGGCAAACAAACGGTTTACTTTGGGAATGTTTACGAGCGAATCACAGACACGAACACTGGCCAGATTCAGCATCAGCACTATATCTATGCTGACGGTAAACTGATTGCACTGAATACTGAGTTTAATAATGCAGAAAACAATCTGGAAAACAAACAGATTCGTTACCTGCATTACGATGCGCTGAATTCCGTCGATATGATCACCGACGGCTATGGCTATATCGTCGAACGCCGGAGCTTCGATGTTTGGGGGCGGATGCGGAGTGTGCAGTGGCGTGACACTCACCATCAGCAGTCGCTCTTGCAAGATGCGATGACCAACCGCGGCTACACTGGCCACGAGCACATTGAAGAAGTGGGTTTGATCCACATGAACGGCCGTGTATATGATCAGGAACTCGGCCGCTTTCTGAGTGCAGATCCGTTGATCCAGTCACCTTATGTGACGGGTAGCTTCAACCGCTATACTTATACGTGGAATAACCCGCTGAAGTATATTGATCCGACGGGGTTCAGACACATTGAGGGGGCGACGACTAATAGCCAGGAGACATCGACATCTAAGGACCTAGTCGGTCCCAAAGGGAATGTTGGTGATAAGAATGGTAAGGATGAACTGGGCGATGAAACAGCATATTTGAATTTTGATACGCTCCCAGATCCATATGATATGCAGTGGTTTGATTACCCTGGTGCTTTGCCCCCTTCTGAGTACAGCACATTCCAATCAATTGATTTGGAATCACAAATTGCAGCTTTCGGATATCATCCAGTTAACTTTGTGGGGCTGGGACTTGGGACGAGCATTACCATTAAAGCTGCTCCTGGCATTTTAAAGGCGAGTGGAAGCTGGTTGAAAAATCAGGTCAGCAGTGCTGGGAGTTGGGTAAAAAATCAGCTCAGTGGAGCTGGGGATTGGGTGAGAAATCGTTTCACGAAGGGATTGTCTGATGATGTTACAAACAAGACAGCGCTTCCAGATGATTACTGGATTAAGAAGAGAAACCCTGACCAAGTAACCCCAGGAACTCGAACCATCAATGATGTAGAGAAGCCTAGTTCATCTGGTGGAACCTATCACCAAACAACTCATTATGATGAATTTGGTCGCCGAGTGGGCAGGACAGATAGGTCTACTCATGGACGTGCAAGTGATCACCCTAACCCACATCACCATAGAAGAGATCCTGTAACTAATGAGCGGATTAAAAATAAAGATGGCAGTAGGATCTGGCCAGGACTATTCGGTAGTGGGAGTTAA
- a CDS encoding ISAs1 family transposase encodes MHIDAFSQFFSVIQDPRQSAKISYPLFDILFLTVCATIAGMEGWEDIEDFGEAHLNWLQDKGLFRQGIPVHDTIARVVSSIEPDQFQDCFLKWMQAANVHSNGELIAIDGKVLRSSYNREDRQSTLHMVSAFATANGVVMGQVKTQDKSNEITAIPELLKLLDIKGCLVSIDAMGCQTDIAKQIVEQGGDYLLAVKGNQKSLAKAVQKALAPLLEKSPACDIERGHGRIEAREYHVMPAQELTTDFPDWKGLQSVGVAIGYRIDSAGKESLEYRYYIGSAVFTPERFADAVRGHWEIENRLHWVLDVTMKEDACQIYRGNAAELLAGVRHMALNMLRLETSKKASIRRKQKIAAMNIAYLEQVILAGIQGLDKN; translated from the coding sequence ATGCATATCGATGCTTTTTCTCAATTCTTTTCAGTGATTCAAGACCCACGGCAGTCAGCAAAAATATCGTACCCACTGTTCGACATTTTGTTTCTGACCGTATGCGCCACCATTGCCGGTATGGAGGGCTGGGAAGATATCGAAGACTTTGGCGAAGCTCACCTCAATTGGCTACAGGACAAAGGACTTTTTCGCCAGGGCATCCCTGTCCATGACACGATTGCCAGAGTTGTTTCTTCCATTGAGCCTGACCAGTTTCAAGACTGCTTTTTAAAATGGATGCAGGCAGCCAACGTCCACTCGAATGGCGAGCTTATTGCTATTGACGGCAAGGTGTTACGCAGCTCCTATAACCGAGAAGATCGGCAATCAACGCTCCACATGGTCAGTGCTTTTGCGACAGCCAACGGCGTTGTCATGGGACAAGTTAAAACCCAAGATAAGTCCAATGAAATCACCGCCATCCCTGAGCTGCTCAAGCTGTTAGATATCAAAGGTTGTCTTGTCTCTATCGATGCGATGGGCTGTCAAACCGATATCGCCAAGCAGATAGTTGAGCAAGGTGGCGATTACCTATTAGCAGTCAAAGGCAACCAAAAAAGCCTGGCTAAAGCAGTACAAAAAGCGTTGGCACCATTGCTCGAAAAAAGCCCAGCGTGTGACATCGAGCGCGGACATGGGCGTATTGAAGCGCGCGAATACCACGTCATGCCAGCGCAGGAGTTGACGACAGATTTCCCTGATTGGAAAGGGCTTCAAAGCGTCGGTGTTGCTATTGGCTATCGTATTGACTCAGCAGGGAAAGAATCGCTGGAGTACCGCTACTACATTGGCTCTGCGGTGTTCACCCCCGAACGTTTTGCCGATGCAGTCCGAGGTCACTGGGAAATCGAAAATCGGTTGCACTGGGTGCTTGATGTCACGATGAAGGAAGATGCTTGCCAAATCTATCGTGGCAATGCCGCCGAACTCCTGGCTGGTGTGCGTCACATGGCGCTTAACATGCTTCGATTAGAAACAAGCAAAAAGGCGAGTATCAGGCGCAAGCAAAAAATAGCTGCCATGAATATAGCCTATTTGGAGCAAGTAATATTGGCGGGAATCCAAGGTTTGGATAAAAACTGA
- a CDS encoding 7-cyano-7-deazaguanine/7-aminomethyl-7-deazaguanine transporter has protein sequence MTTSAFSPVQQRQALWILVAFHLVIIASSNYLVQLPFTLFGVHTTWGAFTFPFIFLATDLTVRIYGAAMARQIITRVMLPALAVSYVLSVIFYQGAFQGFAQLGEFNLFVARIAIASFMAYLLGQILDVSVFNRLRQCKQWWIAPAASTVFGNAMDTVAFFAIAFYQSPDAFMAEHWVEIALVDYGVKLIISLGLFVPMYGVLLNYLAKRLTQSQPRLNPSNELS, from the coding sequence ATGACGACTTCTGCTTTTTCTCCGGTGCAGCAACGCCAGGCCCTCTGGATTCTGGTGGCATTTCACTTGGTGATCATTGCCTCCAGTAACTATCTGGTACAGCTTCCTTTTACCCTGTTCGGCGTGCATACCACCTGGGGTGCTTTTACTTTTCCCTTCATCTTTCTGGCCACAGATCTCACCGTGCGGATTTATGGCGCGGCAATGGCCCGTCAGATCATTACCCGGGTGATGCTGCCAGCGCTGGCGGTTTCTTATGTGCTATCGGTGATTTTCTATCAGGGCGCTTTTCAGGGATTCGCACAGCTCGGGGAATTCAATTTATTCGTCGCCCGCATCGCGATTGCCAGCTTTATGGCTTATCTGCTGGGCCAGATCCTGGACGTGTCGGTGTTTAACCGTCTGCGTCAGTGCAAGCAATGGTGGATTGCCCCGGCTGCATCGACCGTTTTCGGCAATGCCATGGATACCGTGGCGTTCTTCGCCATTGCTTTCTACCAAAGCCCGGATGCCTTTATGGCCGAACACTGGGTTGAGATCGCGCTGGTGGATTATGGCGTGAAGCTGATCATCAGTCTGGGCCTGTTCGTCCCCATGTATGGTGTTCTGCTGAATTATCTGGCCAAGCGCCTCACGCAATCACAGCCCCGATTGAATCCCTCCAACGAATTATCGTAA
- a CDS encoding RHS repeat-associated core domain-containing protein: MQWRDTHHQQSVLQDAMTNRGYTGHEHIEEVGLLHMNGRVYDQELGRFLSAEPLIQSPYVTGSFNRYTYT, encoded by the coding sequence GTGCAGTGGCGTGACACTCACCATCAGCAGTCGGTCTTGCAAGATGCGATGACCAACCGCGGCTACACTGGCCACGAGCACATTGAAGAAGTGGGCCTGCTCCACATGAACGGCCGTGTATATGATCAGGAACTCGGCCGTTTCCTGAGTGCAGAACCGCTGATCCAGTCACCTTACGTGACGGGTAGCTTCAACCGCTATACTTATACGTAG